The Cryptococcus neoformans var. neoformans B-3501A chromosome 4, whole genome shotgun sequence genome has a window encoding:
- a CDS encoding hypothetical protein (HMMPfam hit to Oxidored_FMN, NADH:flavin oxidoreductase / NADH oxidase family, score: 225.1, E(): 1.2e-64) — MPVVRFPTLAEPVSLGALQLNTRVIMASLTRNRSIPTTVPNEDNVKYYAQRAGPGRSGLILSEGTLIAHQGTEWENAPGIWDEEHANGWKKVTDAVHDKGGLIVAQLWHTGRVCHPDMIEQKRSGDPVWAPSDVGARGGKFRTLPGKPGYISDPTPIPDPTYILDQYSKAAEMAKLAGFDGVELHSANGYLIEQFLSDVSNTRTDKWGGSVENRIRFGLEAAKRLIDVWGADRVGVKISPCGGYNDTYNTTGDSRLETFKTYISRLDSLGLAYIQLMVAVLGDDHHGGKPQGFPHDIIGTYGPLIKKSKLVVNGNYTPESGEEVVKSGKAAAVVYGRNYVANPDFVKRIQQGLPLAEINMKGLYTPAVEGQNGSGYNDYPDAE, encoded by the exons ATGCCTGTTGTCAGATTCCCTACTCTTGCAGAGCCCGTCTCCCTCGGGGCTCTTCAGCTCAATACACGAGTGATTATGGCTTCTCTCACTCGCAATCGCTCTATCC CCACAACGGTTCCCAACGAGGACAACGTAAAGTACTATGCTCAGCGCGCTGGGCCTGGTCGCTCAGGCCTTATCCTCTCTGAAGGTACACTCATTGCCCATCAAGGTACCGAATGGGAGAATGCTCCTGGTATCTGGGATGAGGAGCACGCAAACGGTTGGAAAAAAGTCACCGACGCCGTACACGACAAGGGCGGGTTGATTGTTGCTCAGCTATGGCATACTGGACGTGTTTGTCATCCAGACATGATTGAACAAAAGAGGAGTGGAGACCCAGTGTGGGCACCAAGTGATGTGGGTGCAAGAGGTGGGAAG TTCCGCACACTTCCTGGCAAGCCGGGATACATTTCCGATCCCACCCCTATCCCTGACCCAACATACATCCTCGACCAGTACTCTAAAGCTGCAGAGATGGCCAAGCTCGCTGGATTCGATGGCGTCGAACTTCATTCCGCTAATGGCTATTTGATTGAACAGTTCTTGTCGGATGTTAGCAATACAAGGACAGATAAATGGGGCGGTAGCGTGGAGAACAGGATCAGATTTGGTTTGGAAGCTGCCAAAAGACTAATCGACGTTTGGGGGGCTGACCGAGTCGG CGTCAAAATCTCCCCTTGTGGTGGATATAACGACACTTATAACACTACCGGTGACTCTCGTCTCGAGACTTTTAAAACTTACATTTCACGCCTTGACTCTCTCGGTCTCGCGTATATTCAGCTCATGGTTGCTGTCCTTGGCGACGACCATCATGGAGGCAAGCCCCAGGGATTTCCTCATGATATTATTGGCACTTATGGCCCGTTAatcaagaagagcaagctAGTTGTGAATGGGAACTACACGCCGGAAAGCGGTGAAGAGGTAGTGAAGAGTGGCAAGGCGGCAGCTGTCGTCTACGGGAGGAACTATGTTGCGAATCCTGATTTTGTCAAGCGCATCCAACAAGGGTTGCCTCTTGCCGAAATCAATATGAAG GGTCTTTACACACCAGCTGTTGAAGGGCAAAATGGTTCCGGCTACAACGATTACCCGGATGCCGAGTAG
- a CDS encoding hypothetical protein (HMMPfam hit to Allantoicase, Allantoicase repeat, score: 341.4, E(): 1.2e-99; HMMPfam hit to Ureidogly_hydro, Ureidoglycolate hydrolase, score: 181.0, E(): 2.4e-51), whose amino-acid sequence MLTPQQIPLEEFDSNIKSNYVEVSSSALGGEVVACSDDFFASCHNLIKPTPSVSMKGQFGPNGALYDGWESRRHNPAYDWVIIRLATPLTSLHYVDIDTSHFNGNEAPQSQVFALSLPSDGSTPMWTQGNPGWVEVLPVVDLGPNSRHIFEVGKAGKEGKWGAVMVNMMPDGGMARFRAYGLPQGPSLPKSLPANYQSLQPTNLLSPLIGGRIISCSDAQFSPPGNLLLPGRGVDMSDGWETRRSQENRGKYAPGGPLAGQERKEWAVAKLGVPGIVRWVEVDTAFHPGNYPKYCAVEATLSSDEDLSSASWTTIVRKTPCGAHRQHYLPLEPNVPPTQVFSHIRYSVFPDGGTKRVRIFGHPLDPTSPDAQGALEKARLEPMIIPALPLTPEAFKPYGQVVQGFSLPTSAPKGIHVNIANQGTAFKFHRLAKPAESYAPGLLQKGGIHVGAVKASSKMDIKNGKRIKVELLERHRHTSQAFVPMGAEPGKEGKQGAFVVVAALNGPDDKPDLSTVRAFLATAAQGVNYDEGIWHHSLLTVGGDLNYAIVEAQMSVPNEIRDCEKVVPPSELHVEVPPYPFTHPSTASVSAAHVVGHQTNSVLPSLASLLPGKALKPVPITPENFAPFGHLITTTPSSSHTDTERAPDGLTVKHNRLAPVISTYPEETGAVTGIAVFRATKKVGLERGKVFDVRYMERHPYTSQTFVPMGKGEWPGHGEAALPPGGEFLVIVAQNGPDDRPDPSTLQSFLLPAHQGLSYSPGTWHHPVLVLDSTLDLMCVETQIATGVHDSDGRDCELLSWEGEEVFGRVAVPE is encoded by the exons ATGCTCACCCCACAGCAGATCCCACTTGAAGAGTTCGACTCCAATATCAAATCCAATTATGTCG AGgtctcttcatctgccCTCGGTGGTGAAGTTGTTGCATGCTCAGACGATTTCTTTGCTTCTTGTCATAACTTGATCAAGCCCACT CCGTCTGTATCCATGAAAGGTCAATTCGGGCCGAATGGTGCGCTTTACGACGGTTGGGAATCAAGGAGACATAATCCTGCTTACGATTG GGTCATTATCCGCCTCGCCACTCCTCTCACCTCTTTGCATTATGTTGACATTGACACTTCTCATTTCAACGGTAATGAAGCCCCCCAGTCCCAAGTGTTCGCCCTTTCGTTGCCCTCCGACGGATCCACTCCCATGTGGACCCAGGGTAACCCTGGCTGGGTCGAAGTTCTGCCAGTGGTGGATTTAGGACCTAACAGCAGACACATCTTTGAAGTTGGGAAGGcagggaaggagggaaagtGGGGTGCTGTGATGGTTAACATGATGCCCGATGGTGGAATG GCCAGATTCAGGGCATACGGTCTCCCTCAAggcccttctctccctaAATCTCTTCCGGCCAACTATCAGTCACTCCAACCCACCAACCTGTTATCTCCTCTCATTGGTGGCCGCATCATTTCATGCTCTGACGCTCAGTTCTCTCCTCCAGgcaatcttctcctccctgGTCGTGGAGTAGACATGTCTGATGGATGGGAGACTAGGCGTAGTCAGGAGAACAGGGGCAAATACGCCCCCGGCGGACCTCTGGCCGGccaagaaaggaaggagtgggCGGTGGCGAAGTTGGGTGTCCCAGGTATCGTGCGATGGGTTGAAGTGGACACCGCTTTCCACCCTGGTAATTACCCCAAG TATTGTGCTGTCGAAGCAACGCTTTCCTCGGACGAAGACCTCTCATCTGCATCGTGGACCACTATTGTCCGTAAAACCCCCTGTGGAGCCCATCGTCAACACTATCTTCCCCTTGAGCCCAACGTCCCTCCCACTCAGGTATTTTCCCACATTCGATACTCAGTGTTCCCTGATGGCGGCACTAAGCGCGTCAGAATCTTCGGTCACCCCCTCGACCCTACCTCTCCTGATGCCCAGGGGGCCTTAGAAAAAGCCAGGCTTGAGCCTATGATCATTCCCGCTCTGCCTCTTACCCCAGAGGCTTTCAAGCCTTATGGTCAAGTTGTCCAAGGTTTTTCATTGCCCACTTCCGCACCCAAGGGTATCCATGTCAACATCGCGAACCAAGGCACAGCATTCAAATTTCATCGCCTTGCTAAACCTGCCGAATCCTATGCTCCAggccttcttcaaaaagGCGGAATTCATGTTGGCGCGGTCAAGGCTAGCAGCAAGATGGATATCAAGAACGGGAAGAGGATCAAGGTTGAACTTTTGGAGAGACACAGACATACATCTCAAGCCTTTGTGCCCATGGGAGCCGAAcctgggaaggaaggaaaacagGGCGCATTCGTGGTGGTTGCAGCTCTGAATGGACCTGACGATAAGCCCGATCTTAGTACAGTCCGGGCATTCTTGGCCACGGCGGCTCAGGGCGTCAACTATGATGAGGGTATCTGGC ATCACTCCTTGTTGACCGTTGGTGGA GATCTCAATTATGCCATCGTTGAAGCACAAATGTCTGTTCCCAATGAGATCCGAGACTGCGAAAAGGTCGTTCCGCCATCCGAGCTTCATGTTGAAGTTCCTCCATACCCCTTCACTCATCCCTCTACCGCCTCCGTCTCTGCCGCACACGTTGTTGGTCACCAGACCAACAgtgttcttccttccctaGCTTCCCTTTTGCCTGGAAAGGCTCTTAAGCCCGTCCCCATCACTCCTGAAAACTTTGCGCCATTTGGTCATTTGATCACAACAAccccctcatcttcccataCCGACACCGAGCGTGCGCCTGATGGGTTGACAGTTAAGCACAACCGTCTGGCTCCTGTAATCTCTACTTATCCCGAGGAGACTGGTGCAGTCACTGGTATTGCTGTATTTAGGGCTACGAAGAAAGTTGGACTGGAAAGGGGTAAAGTTTTCGATGTGCGATACATGGAAAGGCACCCTTATACCAGTCAGACGTTTGTTCCCATGGGCAAGGGCGAG TGGCCCGGTCATGGTGAGGCTGCGCTTCCCCCTGGAGGCGAGTTCCTTGTCATTGTTGCCCAGAACGGCCCGGACGACCGTCCCGACCCGTCCACCCTTCAatcattccttcttccggctCATCAAGGTCTTTCTTACTCACCTGGAACATGGCATCATCCAGTTTTGGTGCTGGACTCAACGTTGGATCTCATGTGTGTTGAGACTCAAATTGCCACTGGCGTACATGATAGCGATGGAAGGGATTGCGAACTTTTGAGCTgggagggtgaagaagtgtTCGGCAGGGTCGCTGTTCCCGAGTAG
- a CDS encoding hypothetical protein (Match to ESTs gb|CF187110.1|CF187110, gb|CF186681.1|CF186681), with protein sequence MWMEGPGRNIPGGAGEAESCAVFIRSISSPAHPRTLLPEPTQYGRLTPMSKLIGRLLVGLACLALFHAAFSTYEHLSILKALSRPTSGLPLSIVIEAFVSLICFIIGIVYATGELKDVTYRGELAHRTIDDSDARMGFMKLSKRGKAIFGDLDR encoded by the exons atgtggatggaAGGACCAGGCAGGAATATACCGGGCGGAGCAGGGGAGGCTGAGTCTTGTGCCGTATTT ATTCGTTCCATTTCCAGCCCAGCGCATCCACGCACTCTCCTTCCCGAGCCCACACAGTACGGCAGACTCACCCCAATGTCCAAGCTCATAGGAAGGCTTCTTGTCGGTCTTGCCTGTCTCGCCCTCTTCCACG CCGCCTTCTCTACATATGAAC ATCTTTCCATTCTCAAAGCGCTCTCAAGGCCGACGTCAGGCTTGCCTCTCTCT ATTGTCATTGAAGCATTCGTTTCTTTGATATGTTTCATAATAGGAATCGTCTACGCAACAGGCGAGTTGAAAGACGTTACTTATCGGGGGGAGCTGGCTCATCG TACTATTGATGATTCTGATGCCCGGATGGGCTTCATGAAGTTATCGAAGCGGGGAAAAGCTATTTTCGGGGACTTGGATAGATGA
- a CDS encoding hypothetical protein (Match to EST gb|CF184990.1|CF184990) has product MRLLSWIVLPLIPFVSAGVSTIYWPVSNPDPSNPWVIGEKNLLAWTTGSGTGVQSFDVQLHNSNRSVMVGFLPIALRVPMERLPSGYKNYGGEMEVDLGSNIPTGDGFYLLFMNTYHGEVYAKSKKFSIYASTPANFTSADLPTATVTATLSEAPNPTQQWAITLNGVDQDATATATSTSS; this is encoded by the exons ATGAGGCTTCTCAGCTGGATTGTCTTGCCACTTATCCCCTTCGTCTCAG CCGGTGTCTCAACTATCTACTGGCCGGTATCCAACCCTGATCCTTCCAACCCCTGGGTCATTGGCGAAAAAAACCTACTCGCATGGACAACTGGCAGTGGCACCGGTGTTCAATCATTCGATGTTCAGCTACACAATTCCAACCGTTCCGTTATGGTCGGCTTCCTTCCCATTGCTTTGCGAGTACCTATGGAGAGGTTACCCTCAGGATATAAGAACTAtggtggagagatggaggttgACTTAGGATCCAACATCCCTACAGGAGACGGGTTTTATCTGCTGTTCATGAACACCTATCACGGAGAAGTGTATGCCAAA TCGAAAAAGTTTTCAATTTACGCCTCTACTCCAGCCAATTTCACTTCGGCCGATCTTCCTACTGCCACCGTTACCGCTACCCTTTCGGAAGCCCCTAACCCTACGCAACAATGGGCTATCACTCTTAATGGTGTCGATCAGGATGCGACGGCGACGGCCACGTCCACAAGCTCTTAA
- a CDS encoding hypothetical protein (HMMPfam hit to TBCA, Tubulin binding cofactor A, score: 81.6, E(): 2e-21) — protein sequence MPDETSQTLRQLKIKTGVVKRLHKEESSYIQEVEDQQKVVEKLKADGADGADIRAAERVLKDSEMMVPRTRRSLEEAFQALEDLNALGSDESIAGTQEFREAFSQLQQVEVDWKTDGN from the exons ATGCCTGACGAAACCTCTCAAACTCTCCGCCAACTCAAGATTAAAACCGGTGTCGTCAAACGCCTCCACAAAGAAGAATCCAGCTATATTCAGGAAGTCGAAGATCAGCAGAAGGTCGTAGAGAAGCTCAAAGCGGATGGTGCTGACGGTGCCGACATACGGGCAGCT GAGCGGGTACTGAAAGATTCAGAAATGATGGTACCTCGCACAAGAAGGTCATTAGAGGAAGCCTTCCAAGCACTTGAAGATCTA AATGCCCTTGGATCGGATGAATCCATCGCCGGTACTCAAGAATTCAGAGAAGCTTTTAGTCAGCTGCAGCAAGTTGAGGTGGACTGGAAAACCGACGGGAACTAa
- a CDS encoding hypothetical protein (Match to EST gb|CF186965.1|CF186965; HMMPfam hit to Acyltransferase, Acyltransferase, score: 157.1, E(): 3.7e-44; HMMPfam hit to Glycos_transf_1, Glycosyl transferases group 1, score: 85.1, E(): 1.8e-22) has translation MWKVIYYLNLALYTILLISTSFLAVLIAIVCSLTGRRLNTNYFVARTFYCIAGTILGWKFQVEGEQYLWELSGEHGGGKANEKGRSMVMVGNHQSFVDILYLGRIFPKHAAIMAKKSIQWIPGLGWFMMMSGTVFINRSNNKSAIASLQHAGEEMKRKRISLWIFPEGTRHNTPEPELLNFKKGAFYLAVQAGVPIVPVVCENYNHLFNGKSHFRRGTLRIKVLPPISTTGLTAADVPGLIERTRNAMLETLQEISTPSQSTSQAGSPDPLLGRSGREREDYYTSGSPAPPQSVPSTAEIGTEEEAEAAVEDAIGREEADNGERHVPVVGKNNKEDETMSSPRRLVIAMVSDFFFPVIGGVEGHIYSLSVELMRRGHKVIVITHSHPDRLGIHYLEPSLKVYYLPYLPIASSASLPNFLLFLPYFRHIILTENIQLVHGHGALSSLAHEAVIHAPLLGVKAVFTDHSLFGFGDAVGVLTNKLLGAALRCVDEVICVSNTGRENTVLRAQLDPSIVSVIPNALEAEHFKPDPFRADPDWITIVVISRLVHRKGIDLLISSAPQICALFPKVRFIVGGDGPKMVELEQMREKYELQGRVELLGRVNPGDVRDVLTKGQIYLSNSLTEAFGISIIEAASAGLFVVATKVGGVPEILPQDMIEFCRADEDDVIRALTHAIHTIQSSRHSPWSAHIRVRDMYSWSHVSSRAEIVYLRAMSRPHREIGERMRRYLELGPVFGVVMCCILAVEHYFFWLLEWWNPRDKLRQVISFPGVERFEDRGKNNKK, from the exons ATGTGGAAGGTTATCTACTACCTCAACCTCGCCCTCTACACCATACTCCTCATTTCCACCTCCTTTCTCGCAGTCCTCATCGCCATAGTATGCTCACTCACAGGCCGCAGACTCAACACAAACTACTTCGTAGCCCGCACCTTCTATTGTATTGCAGGCACGATACTCGGATGGAAATTCCAGGTCGAAGGCGAGCAGTATCTCTGGGAGCTTAGTGGAGAGCACGGTGGTGGAAAGGCGAATGAAAAGGGTAGGAGTATGGTCATGGTCGGCAATCATCAGAG CTTCGTCGACATTCTTTACTTGGGAAGGATCTTCCCCAAACATGCCGCCATCATGGCTAAAAAGTCCATTCAGTGGATCCCAGGGCTTGGATGGTTTA TGATGATGTCCGGCAccgtcttcatcaatcGTTCAAACAACAAGTCGGCCATTGCCTCTCTTCAACATGCTGGTGAAGAAATGAAGCGAAAGAGG ATATCGCTTTGGATCTTCCCCGAAGGCACACGACACAATACCCCCGAGCCTGAGCTTTTGAATTTCAAGAAGGGCGCTTTCTATCTTGCTGTCCAGG CCGGCGTGCCTATCGTTCCTGTCGTCTGCGAGAACTACAACCACCTTTTCAATGGTAAATCCCACTTCCGTCGCGGAACTCTCCGCATCAAAG TTTTACCCCCTATCTCGACCACCGGCCTCACCGCTGCTGATGTGCCGGGCCTTATCGAAAGGACCCGGAATGCCATGCTTGAAACTCTTCAAGAAATCTCCACGCCATCCCAATCTACATCTCAGGCCGGTTCACCTGACCCTTTACTGGGCAGGTCAGGGcgtgaaagagaagattaTTACACTTCGGGCTCTCCCGCACCTCCTCAGAGCGTACCATCCACAGCTGAAATAGGcacagaggaagaagccgaggCTGCCGTAGAGGACGCCATCGGTCGGGAGGAAGCCGACAATGGAGAGAGGCACGTACCCGTAGTTGGCAAAAACAataaagaagatgagaccATGAGTTCGCCTAGGCGATTAGTTATAGC GATGGTCTCggatttcttttttcccgTCATTGGTGGTGTCGAAGGACATATATACTCCCTAAGTGTGGAACTGATGCGCCGTGGGCATAAA GTTATCGTAATAACACATTCCCACCCTGATCGATTGGGTATCCATTACCTTGAGCCTTCACTCAAAGTCTACTATCTTCCCTACCTTCCTATCGCCTCATCAGCATCACTACCgaatttccttctttttttgccATATTTCCGCCACATTATTTTGACTGAAAACATTCAACTCGTTCACGGGCACGGCGCACTCTCGAGTCTTGCCCATGAGGCTGTGATTCACGCGCCATTATTGGGAGTCAAGGCCGTTTTTACTGACCACAGTCTTTTTGGATTCGGAGATGCAGTAGGGGTGTTGACAAATAAATTATTGGGCGCTGCGTTGAGATGTGTCGATGAGGTTATTTGTGTCAGTAATACAGG GCGAGAAAACACGGTATTAAGAGCTCAGCTTGATCCTTCTATCGTGTCAGTCATACCTAATGCTCTTGAAGCAGAGCACTTCAAGCCCGACCCTTTTCGTGCTGATCCTGATTGGA TTACAATAGTAGTCATTTCTCGCTTAGTCCATCGCAAAGGGATAGaccttctcatctcttctgcaCCTCAGATCTGTGCGCTCTTCCCAAAAGTTCGTTTCATCGTTGGCGGAGATGGGCCCAAGATGGTAGAGTTGGAACAGATGAGAGAAAAGTATGAGCTTCAAGGGAGAGTCGAGCTGCTGGGGCGAGTAAATCCAGGAGATGTCCGTGAT GTTCTCACAAAGGGCCAGATATACTTGAGCAACTCTTTGACAGAAGCTTTTGGAATCTCCATCATCGAAGCAGCGTCCGCAGGGCTTTTCGTAGTGGCCACCAAGGTCGGAGGCGTACCTGAAATTCTACCACAAGACATGATAGAATTTTGTCGAGCGGACGAGGATG ATGTCATTCGGGCGCTTACTCACGCAATCCACACCATACAATCCTCACGGCACTCACCATGGTCAGCCCATATCCGAGTACGTGACATGTACTCTTGGTCCCATGTCTCCTCCAGGGCGGAAATTGTTTATCTGCGGGCGATGTCTCGACCTCATAGAGAAATAGgtgagaggatgaggagataTCTGGAACTTGGTCCGGTATTTGGGGTGGTGATGTGTTGTATATTGGCTGTGGAGCATTATTTTTTCTGGCTTCTCGAGTGGTGGAACCCCCGAGACAAACTCCGACAAGTGATCAGCTTTCCGGGCGTTGAAAGGTTTGAAGATCGAGGGAAGAACAACAAGAAATGA
- a CDS encoding hypothetical protein (HMMPfam hit to eIF-3_p25, Eukaryotic translation initiation factor 3 subunit 11 (eIF-3 p25), score: 65.9, E(): 1.1e-16), which translates to MVTAVSPENLKEWHTPSTRPDVIHELIHGVDRYNPSNLPFMEDYLATELKEGQYDLFGNLAILKLYQFNPQHSNPDVIINILIKALAATVSGPDFNLCLEMLREPSAILHDIESADEALVIVMPYLQRLHELSRTCQFTKFWQEINSDSEAAKILRTRYLPQHASPLDDFRFIFSASIASCFRRISLSQLSRWLDIPSDKVGEWCSKVEWTVEGQDAVIPNNGQNDVKAGVVKENVQLGQLTKLVAAAGY; encoded by the exons ATGGTCACCGCCGTCTCCCCCGAGAACCTGAAAGAGTGGCATACCCCCTCTACTAGGCCTGATGTCATCCACGAGTTGATCCATGGTGTCG ACCGATACAACCCATCAAACTTGCCTTTCATGGAGGACTACCTTGCCACGGAATTGAAGGAAGGACAGTACGATTTGTTCGGCAACCTCGCTATCCTTAAATT ATACCAATTCAATCCTCAACACAGCAACCCAGATGTTATCATCAACATACTCATCAAGGCTCTTGCAGCTACAGTGTCAGGACCTGATTTCAACTTGTGCTTGGAAATGCTCAGGGAGCCTTCT GCTATTCTCCACGATATCGAATCGGCGGATGAAGCACTTGTAATTGTCATGCCTTACCTTCAAAGGCTTCATGAACTCAGCCGGACATGCCAATTCACAAAGTTTTGGCAAGAGATCAACTCTGATTCTGAGGCAGCTAAAA TCCTCCGAACGCGCTACCTCCCACAACACGCCTCTCCCCTGGACGATTTCCGCTTCATCTTTTCCGCGTCTATCGCCTCATGCTTCCGTAGGATATCCCTTTCTCAACTCTCTCGATGGCTCGATATCCCTTCCGACAAGGTAGGAGAGTGGTGCAGCAAGGTTGAGTGGACAGTGGAGGGGCAGGATGCGGTCATCCCCAACAACGGGCAGAATGATGTAAAGGCCGGTGTTGTCAAGGAGAATGTTCAGCTTGGCC AATTGACCAAGTTGGTGGCTGCGGCGGGTTATTAG